A window of the Microvirga terrae genome harbors these coding sequences:
- a CDS encoding DUF1194 domain-containing protein, with protein MRCLLNSLVALGLLTAPALAEPVDLELVFAADGSGSIDDEELRLQRRGWADALTNPDVLAGIKDGPLGAIAVAFMEWGGPSSQVLIVDWHVIRDEASARAFADRLVSAPRGAYGYNSISNAIDFSVRLVETNAHEGTRRVIDVSGDGPNMNGRSLEQARADALAKGFTINALAIRRPGSGRPGGPGGMALEDYYGQSVIGGPGSFVEIADEARPFAVAARRKLLTEIAGKGGASRHASR; from the coding sequence ATGCGTTGTCTTCTTAATAGCCTTGTCGCCCTCGGCCTTCTGACCGCGCCGGCCCTGGCGGAGCCGGTCGATCTGGAGCTGGTCTTCGCGGCCGACGGATCGGGCTCCATCGACGACGAGGAATTGCGCCTGCAGCGCCGGGGCTGGGCCGATGCGCTCACCAATCCCGACGTGCTCGCCGGCATCAAGGATGGCCCTCTCGGGGCCATCGCGGTCGCCTTCATGGAATGGGGCGGGCCGAGCTCCCAGGTTCTCATCGTCGACTGGCATGTGATCCGCGACGAGGCGAGCGCCAGAGCCTTTGCCGACAGGCTCGTGAGCGCGCCGCGCGGCGCCTACGGGTACAATTCCATCTCCAACGCCATCGACTTCTCCGTCCGCCTCGTGGAGACCAACGCCCATGAGGGCACCCGCAGGGTCATCGACGTGTCGGGCGACGGCCCGAACATGAACGGCCGGTCGCTCGAGCAGGCGAGGGCGGATGCGCTGGCCAAGGGCTTCACGATCAACGCGCTGGCGATCCGCCGCCCCGGCAGCGGCCGCCCGGGCGGTCCCGGCGGCATGGCGCTCGAGGATTATTACGGCCAGAGCGTCATCGGCGGCCCCGGCTCCTTCGTGGAGATCGCCGACGAGGCCCGCCCCTTCGCGGTGGCGGCGCGGCGCAAGCTTCTGACGGAGATCGCCGGAAAGGGCGGAGCCTCCCGTCACGCCAGCCGGTGA
- a CDS encoding DUF2938 domain-containing protein, giving the protein MTEFLYRSLLIGIGATAIFDLWGLFLKHAFGLPGANWGLVGRWFGHLAGGTVYHDDIATARPLAYERALGWIGHYAVGVLFAAILLAVTSSDWPQRPTLMPALVVGLVTVGAGWFLLQPGMGAGVAASKRPNANQIRALNIAGHVVFGLGLYASALLVR; this is encoded by the coding sequence GTGACCGAGTTCCTGTACCGCTCCCTTCTGATCGGGATTGGCGCAACGGCGATTTTCGACCTGTGGGGGCTGTTCCTGAAGCACGCCTTCGGACTGCCCGGCGCCAATTGGGGCCTGGTCGGACGCTGGTTTGGCCACCTGGCCGGCGGGACCGTCTATCATGACGACATCGCGACGGCCCGCCCCCTCGCCTACGAGCGCGCCTTGGGCTGGATCGGCCATTATGCGGTCGGGGTCCTGTTCGCCGCCATCCTGCTGGCCGTCACATCCTCCGACTGGCCGCAGCGGCCGACGCTCATGCCCGCCCTCGTGGTCGGCCTGGTGACGGTCGGCGCGGGCTGGTTCCTGCTTCAGCCCGGCATGGGTGCCGGCGTCGCGGCTTCGAAGCGTCCCAATGCAAACCAGATCCGGGCTCTCAATATCGCAGGCCACGTCGTGTTCGGCCTGGGCCTCTACGCGAGCGCCCTGCTCGTTCGTTGA
- a CDS encoding adenylate/guanylate cyclase domain-containing protein: MANLEDWIIEQGLRGADVGSLLSGFTERLVAEGLPLVRVYLALPTVNPTIRVYTHVWTRSAGLMVEGVSHERNARAFDRSPFNHMMQTEQTRCYWLIDDPAAPQFDVFDDVRRQGGTDYLARLFSFENESAPDLRGIGLSFSSDRPDGFRPEEVERIDSLLPLLGLAAYRMTLFDLTVAMLDTYVGLSAGRRVLSGEIRRGFGTTITAALLFADLRGFTSLADTAGMDLIARLDQHLEAMADPVAEQGGEVLKFMGDGILAAFPITDERSREQACAAAIRAARTALERNVAVNALHAGEPPLSLDVALHCGDVFYGNIGAAGRLDFTVIGPAVNEVSRMEALCNSLDCSVIVSESVASASPVALRSLGRHRLRGIAAERELFTLDPVSVWTA; encoded by the coding sequence ATGGCGAATCTCGAAGACTGGATCATCGAACAGGGCCTGCGCGGCGCGGATGTCGGCTCATTGCTCTCCGGCTTCACGGAACGGCTCGTGGCCGAAGGACTGCCGCTGGTCCGGGTCTATCTCGCACTGCCCACCGTCAATCCGACGATCCGCGTTTACACCCATGTCTGGACCCGCTCGGCCGGCCTGATGGTGGAGGGCGTCTCCCACGAGCGCAACGCCCGCGCGTTCGACCGGAGCCCGTTCAACCATATGATGCAGACCGAGCAAACACGCTGCTACTGGCTGATCGACGATCCGGCGGCTCCTCAATTTGACGTGTTCGACGACGTGCGGCGGCAGGGCGGGACCGATTATCTGGCGCGCCTCTTCAGCTTCGAGAACGAGAGCGCCCCGGATCTGCGGGGGATCGGCCTGTCGTTTTCCAGCGACCGCCCTGACGGATTCCGGCCGGAGGAGGTCGAACGGATCGATTCCCTTCTGCCGCTGCTGGGCCTCGCCGCCTACCGCATGACGCTCTTCGACCTGACGGTGGCGATGCTCGACACCTATGTGGGGCTCTCGGCCGGCCGGCGGGTGCTGAGCGGAGAGATCCGGCGCGGCTTCGGCACGACGATTACGGCCGCGCTCCTGTTCGCGGATCTGCGCGGCTTCACGAGCCTGGCGGACACGGCCGGCATGGACCTGATCGCGCGGCTCGACCAGCATCTCGAGGCCATGGCGGACCCGGTGGCGGAGCAGGGCGGCGAGGTGCTCAAGTTCATGGGCGACGGCATCCTGGCGGCCTTTCCGATCACGGACGAGCGCTCCCGCGAGCAGGCCTGCGCGGCCGCGATCCGGGCCGCCCGGACGGCGCTCGAACGCAATGTGGCCGTGAACGCTCTCCATGCGGGCGAGCCGCCGCTGAGCCTCGACGTGGCGCTCCATTGCGGGGACGTGTTCTACGGCAATATCGGGGCCGCCGGTCGCCTCGACTTCACGGTGATCGGCCCTGCGGTCAACGAGGTCAGCCGCATGGAGGCCCTGTGCAACAGCCTCGACTGTTCCGTGATCGTCTCGGAGAGCGTGGCCTCGGCGAGCCCGGTTGCGCTCCGGTCCCTCGGCCGTCACCGGCTGCGGGGCATCGCGGCGGAGCGGGAGCTGTTCACGCTCGATCCCGTCAGCGTCTGGACGGCATGA
- a CDS encoding esterase-like activity of phytase family protein, translated as MSVRLLAALPLAVLLGTSAHAQQQFPAVLAGHAILPALSFVDAPADAPADLKVSGKFTAGKRVEALGSIEGTSGDRPTGVKLPFRGQPLQGHSGIKSNGDGTFWVITDNGFGSRATSPDSMLYLNRHRIDWTKGSVERLETVFLHDPDRKVPFRIANEATEKRYLTGSDFDTESFQPIGDTIWIGDEFGPYLIKADRSGKVQAVYETLVDGKPARSPDHYAVTTPAAPNATVSFNVRRSKGYEGMAASKDGQFLYALLEGPVWDADKKQWETIDGREYLRILEFDVAGEKWTGRHWKYVLDQNGLAIGDFNMIDGTTGLVIERDNGEGTADRACPQGEKRPDCFQEPAKFKRIVKIELSDATVNGPVRKIGTTDLMQIADPDKKARKPLNDTMLTFPFFTIENVDVVDERHIVVGNDNNLPFSSSREPTRQDDNEFVLLDVADLLKAR; from the coding sequence ATGTCCGTCCGTCTTCTCGCGGCCCTGCCGCTGGCCGTGCTGCTCGGCACAAGCGCCCATGCGCAGCAGCAATTTCCGGCTGTTCTCGCCGGCCATGCCATCCTGCCCGCCCTGAGCTTCGTCGACGCTCCGGCGGATGCCCCGGCCGATCTGAAGGTCTCGGGCAAGTTCACTGCGGGCAAGCGCGTCGAGGCGCTCGGATCCATCGAGGGCACCTCGGGCGATCGCCCGACCGGCGTGAAGCTGCCGTTCCGCGGACAGCCGCTCCAGGGCCATTCCGGCATCAAGTCGAACGGCGACGGCACGTTCTGGGTCATCACGGATAACGGCTTCGGCTCCAGGGCCACGTCGCCGGATTCCATGCTCTATCTCAACCGCCACCGGATCGACTGGACCAAGGGCTCGGTCGAGCGTCTCGAGACCGTGTTCCTGCACGATCCCGACAGGAAGGTGCCATTCCGCATCGCCAACGAGGCGACGGAGAAGCGCTATCTGACGGGCTCCGATTTCGACACCGAAAGCTTCCAGCCCATCGGCGACACGATCTGGATCGGCGACGAGTTCGGCCCCTATCTGATCAAGGCCGACCGCTCCGGCAAGGTCCAGGCCGTCTACGAGACGCTGGTCGACGGCAAGCCGGCGCGCTCGCCCGATCATTATGCCGTGACGACACCTGCGGCTCCCAACGCGACCGTCAGCTTCAACGTGCGCCGCTCGAAGGGCTACGAGGGGATGGCGGCCTCGAAGGACGGCCAGTTCCTCTACGCGCTTCTCGAAGGTCCCGTGTGGGATGCCGACAAGAAGCAGTGGGAGACCATCGACGGGCGCGAATACCTGCGCATCCTCGAATTCGACGTGGCGGGCGAGAAGTGGACCGGCCGGCACTGGAAATACGTGCTCGACCAGAATGGTCTCGCGATCGGCGACTTCAACATGATCGACGGCACCACGGGCCTCGTCATCGAGCGCGACAACGGCGAAGGCACGGCCGATAGGGCCTGCCCGCAGGGCGAGAAGCGTCCCGACTGCTTCCAGGAGCCGGCGAAGTTCAAGCGCATCGTGAAGATCGAGCTGTCGGACGCCACCGTGAACGGCCCGGTCCGCAAGATCGGCACCACCGATCTCATGCAGATCGCCGATCCGGACAAGAAGGCGAGAAAGCCCCTCAACGACACCATGCTGACCTTCCCGTTCTTCACCATCGAGAACGTGGACGTGGTCGACGAGCGGCACATCGTCGTGGGCAACGACAACAACCTGCCGTTCTCGTCGAGCCGCGAGCCCACCCGGCAGGACGACAACGAGTTCGTCCTGCTCGACGTGGCGGACCTGCTGAAGGCCCGGTGA
- a CDS encoding DUF5602 domain-containing protein: MIFRFVAAIGILTLAVPALAADQVEKAPPTGAYKKVSELVKLPDFLPGLGQLYVDPKTLPAGPFLAYDRQGRLVSTVYMLPIEDLSNKDKRFDDLAAPGGKVDHVDVYFNAGHPGVEKPHAHLVLWHVPKADETKVAGQ; this comes from the coding sequence ATGATCTTCCGCTTCGTTGCCGCGATTGGAATCCTGACGCTTGCCGTGCCGGCCCTGGCGGCCGACCAGGTCGAGAAGGCGCCCCCGACCGGCGCCTACAAGAAGGTGAGCGAACTCGTGAAGCTGCCCGATTTCCTGCCGGGCCTTGGACAGCTCTATGTCGACCCCAAGACCCTTCCGGCGGGCCCGTTCCTCGCCTACGACCGTCAGGGACGTCTCGTCAGCACGGTCTACATGCTTCCCATCGAGGACCTGTCGAACAAGGACAAGCGCTTCGACGATCTCGCGGCGCCCGGCGGCAAGGTCGACCACGTGGACGTCTATTTCAACGCCGGCCATCCGGGGGTCGAGAAGCCCCATGCCCATCTGGTCCTGTGGCACGTGCCCAAGGCCGACGAAACCAAGGTGGCCGGACAGTGA
- a CDS encoding ChbG/HpnK family deacetylase: MGSSRSVILCADDFGLADGVSRGIVELAGMGRLSATGAMTNMPGWRRAAPGLRPLRDRIAVGLHLNLTAGSPLGPMPGLAPTGTFPSLKDLLPKALKRQLPAGEIAGEIGRQIDAFEETFGEAPAFVDGHQHVHVLPVIRPALIRTLTARGHAGRVWLRDPADRATAILRRPIGRGKALTVKALARGFARSAHAAGFRTNKGFSGFAPLDLSVPAQRVFEEAFSHLGGHPLVMCHPGYVDDELRALDPALESREAELDYLKSDAFSELLQERELRLIGSVA; this comes from the coding sequence ATGGGCTCCTCTCGTTCCGTCATCCTCTGCGCCGACGATTTCGGCCTCGCCGACGGGGTCAGCCGCGGCATCGTGGAACTGGCCGGGATGGGCCGCCTCTCGGCCACGGGCGCGATGACCAACATGCCCGGCTGGCGCCGGGCGGCCCCGGGCCTGAGGCCTCTGCGCGATCGGATCGCGGTTGGCCTGCACCTCAACCTCACGGCCGGATCGCCGCTGGGACCCATGCCGGGGCTTGCGCCCACGGGGACGTTCCCGTCCCTGAAGGATCTGCTGCCGAAAGCCTTGAAGCGACAGCTGCCCGCAGGTGAGATCGCCGGGGAGATCGGCCGCCAGATCGACGCCTTCGAGGAGACCTTCGGCGAGGCGCCCGCCTTCGTCGACGGCCACCAGCATGTCCATGTCCTGCCGGTGATCAGGCCGGCCCTGATCCGGACCCTGACGGCGAGGGGCCATGCCGGACGCGTGTGGCTGCGCGATCCGGCCGACAGGGCGACGGCGATCCTGCGCCGCCCCATCGGGCGCGGCAAGGCGCTGACCGTCAAAGCCCTGGCGCGCGGCTTCGCCCGGAGCGCCCATGCGGCGGGATTCCGGACCAACAAGGGCTTCTCGGGCTTCGCCCCGCTCGACCTGTCGGTGCCGGCGCAACGCGTCTTCGAGGAGGCTTTCTCGCATCTCGGAGGCCATCCGCTCGTCATGTGCCATCCGGGCTACGTGGATGATGAGCTGCGGGCCCTCGACCCGGCGCTGGAGAGCCGGGAGGCGGAGCTGGACTACCTGAAATCGGATGCGTTTTCGGAGCTGCTGCAGGAGCGGGAATTGCGGCTTATAGGCTCAGTGGCCTGA
- a CDS encoding superoxide dismutase, translating into MSFTLPELPYAYDALQPYMSKETLEFHHDKHHAAYVNTGNNLLKGTEFEGKSVEEVVKGSYGKNQALFNNAGQHYNHIHFWLWMKPNGGGAIPGKLEKKIVEDLGSVDKMKEDFIQAGVGQFGSGWAWLAVKDGKIAIMKTPNGENPLVHGAQPILGCDVWEHSYYIDYRNRRPDYLKAFLDNLVNWEHVEEMFENATK; encoded by the coding sequence ATGTCGTTCACTCTGCCCGAACTGCCTTACGCCTATGATGCCCTGCAGCCCTACATGTCGAAGGAGACGCTGGAGTTTCACCACGACAAGCATCATGCGGCTTACGTCAATACCGGCAACAACCTGCTGAAGGGCACGGAATTCGAAGGCAAGAGCGTCGAGGAGGTCGTGAAAGGCTCCTACGGCAAGAACCAGGCCCTCTTCAACAATGCCGGCCAGCACTACAACCACATCCATTTCTGGCTGTGGATGAAGCCCAATGGCGGCGGCGCCATCCCGGGCAAGCTCGAGAAGAAGATCGTCGAGGACCTGGGCTCGGTCGACAAGATGAAGGAGGACTTCATCCAGGCCGGCGTCGGCCAGTTCGGCTCGGGCTGGGCCTGGCTCGCCGTCAAGGACGGCAAGATCGCCATCATGAAGACCCCGAACGGCGAGAACCCGCTCGTTCACGGCGCCCAGCCGATCCTCGGCTGCGACGTGTGGGAGCATTCCTACTACATCGACTACCGCAACCGCCGTCCCGATTATCTCAAGGCGTTCCTCGACAATCTCGTGAACTGGGAGCATGTCGAGGAGATGTTCGAGAACGCGACCAAGTAA
- a CDS encoding glycosyltransferase family 2 protein — MASPQLSVIIPVHNESANIAPLCERLLPILNRITSVWEVIFVDDGSRDDTLDRIKAVSRAEPRIGAVSFSRNFGKEIAIAAGLDHAQGDAVVIMDADLQHPPEMIETFVERWREGYLMVYGQRTDRSDETRVKRGFAHLFYQLFARFGEIPLPEGAGDFRLIDRKGVEVLRTLGEKARFSKGLYAWIGFKGTGVPFVVEERQYGTSKWSFRTLFRFAFDGIAAFSTVPLRIWTYIGFLISILSIATAVFFMIRTLLFGTDLPGFPSLIVSIMFFSGIQLMSLGVVGEYVGRIFAEVKRRPLYVVAERIGGAAQVSSGLVPENYRARRA, encoded by the coding sequence GTGGCGTCGCCTCAGCTCAGCGTCATCATCCCCGTGCATAACGAGAGCGCGAACATCGCGCCCCTGTGCGAGCGCCTGCTCCCCATCCTGAACCGGATCACGTCGGTCTGGGAGGTGATCTTCGTCGACGACGGCAGCCGGGACGATACCCTGGATCGGATCAAGGCGGTCAGCCGCGCCGAGCCCCGCATCGGTGCCGTCTCCTTCAGCCGCAACTTCGGCAAGGAGATCGCCATCGCGGCGGGGCTCGACCACGCCCAGGGCGACGCGGTGGTGATCATGGACGCCGACCTGCAGCACCCGCCCGAGATGATCGAGACCTTCGTGGAGCGCTGGCGCGAGGGCTACCTCATGGTCTATGGCCAGCGCACGGACCGCTCCGACGAGACCCGCGTCAAGCGCGGCTTCGCCCATCTGTTCTACCAGCTCTTCGCCCGCTTCGGCGAGATCCCGCTGCCCGAGGGCGCCGGCGACTTCCGGCTCATCGACCGCAAGGGCGTCGAGGTGCTGCGGACCCTGGGCGAGAAGGCCCGCTTCTCCAAGGGGCTCTATGCCTGGATCGGCTTCAAGGGAACGGGCGTGCCCTTCGTGGTGGAGGAGCGACAGTACGGCACCTCGAAATGGAGCTTCCGGACGCTCTTCCGCTTCGCCTTCGACGGGATCGCGGCCTTCTCGACGGTGCCCCTGCGGATCTGGACCTATATCGGCTTCCTGATCTCGATCCTGTCGATCGCCACCGCGGTGTTCTTCATGATCCGCACCCTCCTGTTCGGCACGGACCTCCCGGGCTTTCCCAGCCTGATCGTGTCGATCATGTTCTTCTCCGGCATCCAGCTGATGTCGCTCGGTGTCGTGGGCGAATATGTCGGGCGCATCTTCGCCGAGGTGAAGCGGCGGCCGCTCTACGTGGTGGCCGAGCGGATCGGCGGCGCCGCGCAGGTCTCGAGCGGCCTCGTGCCCGAAAACTACCGCGCGCGCCGGGCCTGA
- the murJ gene encoding murein biosynthesis integral membrane protein MurJ: MFRKILSVGGWTLVSRLTGFIRDVVLAAVMGIGPVADAFFVAFRIPNHFRAIFGEGAFNNAFLPAYAQVLETGGEQPARSFASRITTLMLIVQIALLVVAFMGMPWVVRLLAPGFSDEPAKFELAVTLTRITFPYLLFITVVTIYSAILNAHDRFWAAAAAPILLNVAMIAGLALVFLFPNAGYAVAWGVTVSGALQLAMVWWDARRIGAAPGLERPRIDAPMKRFFKALGPAVIGSAGVQLAIFADTIIASFLPTGSVSSLYYADRLYQLPLGVIGIAAGTVLLPEMSRRIAAGDEAGAYAAQNRTVGLTLALAAPFLVAFMVMPELIMSALFQRGAFDAAAAERAGAVLAAYGLGLPAAVLIRSAVSSFYARSDTATPLIASLTAVGVNVVVKILLMRTYGVVGLALGTAIGVWVNLGLLFVLAYRRGWTAPNRTLGRTCLAIAAASLLLGVFAWFAPAPLARWTALLPAWRNEILLALLGAAGALIYGGVLLAGLKGMGVRLARR; encoded by the coding sequence ATGTTCCGCAAGATCCTCTCCGTCGGCGGCTGGACGCTGGTTTCCCGCCTCACGGGCTTCATCCGCGACGTGGTGCTGGCGGCCGTCATGGGCATCGGGCCCGTGGCCGACGCCTTCTTCGTGGCCTTCCGCATCCCGAACCACTTCCGCGCCATCTTCGGCGAAGGCGCCTTCAACAACGCGTTCCTTCCCGCCTACGCCCAGGTGCTCGAAACCGGGGGAGAGCAGCCGGCCCGGTCGTTCGCCAGCCGCATCACGACCCTGATGCTGATCGTGCAGATCGCGCTTCTCGTCGTGGCGTTCATGGGCATGCCGTGGGTCGTGAGGCTGCTCGCCCCGGGTTTCTCCGACGAGCCGGCCAAGTTCGAGCTCGCGGTGACGCTCACGCGGATCACCTTTCCGTACCTGCTCTTCATTACGGTCGTGACGATCTATTCGGCCATCCTCAACGCCCATGACCGGTTCTGGGCGGCGGCGGCGGCTCCGATCCTGCTGAACGTCGCGATGATCGCGGGTCTGGCCCTCGTCTTCCTGTTTCCCAACGCCGGCTATGCGGTCGCCTGGGGCGTGACGGTGTCCGGCGCGCTGCAGCTCGCCATGGTCTGGTGGGACGCCCGGCGGATCGGCGCCGCGCCGGGGCTGGAGCGTCCCCGCATCGACGCGCCGATGAAGAGGTTCTTCAAGGCGCTCGGTCCCGCCGTGATCGGATCCGCGGGCGTGCAGCTCGCGATCTTTGCCGACACGATCATCGCGTCGTTCCTGCCGACGGGCTCGGTGTCCTCCCTCTACTACGCGGACCGGCTCTACCAGTTGCCTCTCGGCGTCATCGGCATTGCGGCCGGCACCGTGCTGCTGCCGGAGATGAGCCGGCGCATCGCGGCCGGCGACGAGGCGGGAGCCTATGCGGCGCAGAACCGGACCGTCGGCCTGACGCTCGCGCTCGCGGCGCCCTTCCTGGTGGCCTTCATGGTCATGCCCGAGCTCATCATGTCGGCCCTGTTCCAGCGCGGCGCCTTCGATGCGGCGGCGGCCGAACGCGCCGGCGCCGTCCTGGCGGCCTACGGGCTGGGTCTTCCCGCGGCCGTGCTGATCCGCTCGGCGGTCTCGAGCTTCTACGCCCGCTCCGACACCGCCACGCCCCTGATCGCCTCCCTCACGGCGGTCGGCGTCAACGTCGTGGTCAAGATCCTGCTCATGCGGACCTATGGGGTCGTGGGCCTGGCGCTCGGCACCGCCATCGGCGTCTGGGTCAATCTGGGACTGCTGTTCGTCCTGGCCTATCGGCGCGGCTGGACGGCGCCGAACCGCACCCTTGGCAGAACCTGCCTTGCCATTGCGGCGGCGAGCCTGCTGCTCGGCGTGTTCGCCTGGTTCGCGCCCGCGCCGCTCGCGCGGTGGACCGCTCTCCTGCCCGCCTGGCGCAACGAGATCCTGCTGGCGCTCCTCGGCGCGGCCGGGGCCCTTATCTACGGCGGCGTGCTTCTCGCCGGTCTCAAGGGGATGGGCGTTCGCCTGGCGCGGCGCTGA
- a CDS encoding cupredoxin domain-containing protein, translating to MSPSRRHVLRIGGGLLAGLAWSRLARADEPVEIRMQGRADGSHVWFDPVGLHVEPGRTIRWLNLDPGNSHTATAYHPKNDEHPLRIPEGAAPWNSDYLLPHETFSVTLTVEGCTISSASRTNTPGWSGGSSSGVRAALLRTVPGRSRISSCRPSRRSTRSCSGASSAGRDRDGEDPGTFEAAGHLTARHRRQDTGGKTQEIVHAIEDRRGTIG from the coding sequence GTGAGCCCGTCGCGGCGGCATGTCCTGCGGATCGGCGGGGGTCTCCTCGCCGGTCTGGCATGGTCCCGCCTGGCCCGGGCGGATGAGCCGGTCGAGATCCGGATGCAGGGCCGGGCGGACGGCTCGCATGTGTGGTTCGACCCGGTCGGCCTTCACGTCGAGCCGGGCCGGACCATCCGCTGGCTCAATCTCGATCCCGGGAACTCCCATACGGCGACGGCCTACCACCCGAAGAACGACGAGCACCCGCTGCGCATCCCAGAGGGCGCGGCGCCCTGGAACTCGGATTATCTGCTTCCGCACGAGACCTTTTCGGTCACGCTCACGGTGGAGGGGTGTACGATTTCTTCTGCATCCCGCACGAACACGCCGGGATGGTCGGGCGGATCATCGTCGGGCGTCCGGGCCGCACTCCTGCGGACGGTGCCGGGACGCTCCCGGATATCGTCCTGCAGGCCTTCCCGTCGGTCGACGAGATCGTGCAGCGGGGCATCGTCCGCAGGGCGTGACCGCGATGGAGAAGACCCGGGAACCTTTGAGGCGGCCGGCCATCTAACGGCAAGACACCGGAGGCAAGACACCGGGGGCAAGACACAGGAGATCGTCCATGCCATCGAGGATCGCCGCGGCACCATCGGTTGA
- a CDS encoding RNA polymerase sigma factor — MPSRIAAAPSVEGLDDMALVQRARQRDGSALRLIMERHNRGLYRIARSVLGDDAEAEDVVQEAYLRAFTHLESFRGEARLATWLTRIALNEALGRLRTRRPSVELNKIDAIDDQGAARIIFLPGARQEGDPEAAAARAEIRRLIERAIDRLPDPFRVVFVLRDIEELSVEATASHLGLRPETVKTRLHRARRLLRQSLDETLSTALSDAFPFAGARCARITQAVLERLDTLET; from the coding sequence ATGCCATCGAGGATCGCCGCGGCACCATCGGTTGAAGGCCTGGACGACATGGCTCTCGTCCAGCGGGCCCGGCAACGGGACGGAAGCGCCCTGCGCCTGATTATGGAGCGGCACAACCGTGGGCTCTATCGCATCGCGCGCAGCGTCCTCGGCGACGATGCCGAGGCCGAGGACGTGGTTCAGGAGGCCTATCTTCGCGCCTTCACCCACCTCGAGAGTTTCCGCGGCGAAGCCCGTCTTGCGACCTGGCTCACGCGGATCGCGCTCAACGAGGCCCTGGGCCGGCTTCGCACCCGGCGCCCTTCCGTCGAGCTGAACAAGATCGACGCCATCGACGACCAGGGGGCGGCCCGCATCATCTTCCTGCCCGGCGCCCGGCAGGAGGGCGACCCTGAAGCCGCCGCCGCCCGCGCCGAGATCCGCCGCCTCATCGAACGGGCCATCGACCGATTGCCGGACCCGTTCAGGGTCGTGTTCGTTCTGCGGGACATCGAGGAGCTGAGCGTCGAGGCGACCGCGTCCCATCTCGGCCTGCGTCCCGAGACCGTGAAGACGCGGCTTCACCGGGCCCGGCGCCTCCTCAGGCAAAGCCTCGACGAGACGCTCTCGACTGCGCTCAGCGACGCCTTTCCCTTCGCCGGAGCCCGCTGCGCGCGGATCACGCAGGCTGTTCTGGAACGACTGGACACCCTGGAAACCTGA